Within Vigna unguiculata cultivar IT97K-499-35 chromosome 2, ASM411807v1, whole genome shotgun sequence, the genomic segment tttttgtaaaattgactaTCTCTGCTTCttctattattctttatttatcaatgattattctttcatctgttatgatatatttcactttatttttaataaatataattttaatttatatattaacttaataacattacaatattatcacctattaatataatatcacgcatatttaaaaaatacatacacacagacgcgatagcgcctgtgtttacgctagtgtgtgtgtatatatatatatatatatatatatatattaaaataataaaagattgttattatatgttatatattttaaaattattattatcgaGGATTGAGAATGCGAATCTTTGTACATGTGATAAGAtctaagtaattatttttattgggATAAGGAGCATAGACATTTGTATACATGACAAGATTCAAGTGGCGACTTGAATGCTGTTGTAGATCGGAATCGAATCACTTGTTGTTTGAAAGAGGAAAAATTTTACCTATAAAAGACTCTCAAATTGGAAAGGATGAAATTACTTtcgtttataaataaattatgactaaattaagacaagataacaaatatagaaattcaaattgagattttttatataaacaattgACATAACCATAGTTTAACACctgacaattttttaaaattaaaaagaattaaaaaaaaactacaagcTAACGTgacaaaaccaaaatttaacatgtttcagttgttttttaaagaaaaaattaagatagTCAATAATATCTTAAAAACCAATTGAGATCTTAGAAGAATAACGGGACCTTccaattagggatggcaacggggcggggcgggtacgggtatcatgatctcatccccatccccaaacccaacgggtatacaacttttgacccatccccatccccaccgggtaacgggtattttcttatacccatacccatacccatttttttattgttccatatatcaattaaatattttttataaaaaaaatttaaaaatcacaccaacggaatcatgatactatcaaaatattcaatattaaaataacatactctttttgattttcatgatgtcaaatattaagaaaaatattataatagtataaatctcaaattaaagtatcaaataacaactaaataaaattcaaataattatataaaagctaaaaaattacacattactaaaattttataataaccaaaatatttattaattttacaaatgatcagtggtttcatttgcattcgatccacctacacatagaaaaaaaatgaaaaattagatatgatataataattgaaattgaaaattttaattactagaatataatgtaccttcttcatcagattcattttcactcatgagaacatcttttccttttaattttttaacacctacaaacaccaaatgtagaatattagatgagaattcacaaaaaatactaacaaaaaatattaataaatttgagtaacttacctagatggtttgagttccatatacaacttcttgtacacatcaaagcctctatagtaatatgatgaagtcgactacggtgagaagttaatatctgaccaccagtactaaaagcagattcagaagctacagttgttattggaatagctaaaacatcccttgcaattgcttgaagggttggaaattttaacccatttgttttccaccatgataggatatcaaattcttgtgtaaccggcaaattatcttcttccaagtaataatccaactctgttttcataactgtagttctagattttttcttttttgccataaactctaaaaattcattcgcatcattatcaacatcctttcccaactccaatgatgtagctctataagaagaagtttcattcttttttgattgatattccaaaaccaaatcatagcacatttgacgaatcctactaagtttcagatcaaaatcattaccatacaatttataaaaataatattctaacatgtccatcttgtaccttggatctaaaactgaagcaattgccaatatatcatgaataacactccagtaacttattgagaattaaacattatcatgaaacaaaatataaataataaataaaattatcataaaggagtaaagataattaaatgtgtgacccaaatttgagaatatccatttgaacataacataacggaaaaaaatgtataattaagattatgataaaaggaaaagtaccttgaagatctgcttaaaccttaaagaacaagccaaacaattaaaaacaattaaaagagagtaaaaaagtgtataaccaaagtaacaaaaagaagagctacaaaataagagtcaaacattttcatgaaaataaataaataaataaagataatcaaatgtgtaacctaaaaattatttcatagaatgaaattgaggaacacctatttgaacataaccatgtacagagagtaaaaatgatgtaataagaagaagaaaaattaccttcaaaattaaatcttgaaaaacaaaccagacaattgagagagtaaacaaaatgtataacaaaaaacaaagagaatgagaaatatgttatatatatatatatatatatatatattatattatattatattatattatattatatattatattactatgtatatatatatattatatgtgtggatatcttatgtttatatatatataattatttatatatattatattatattatatattatattattattactatgtatatatattatatgtgtggatatcttatgtttatatatatatatatatatatatatatatatatatttatagatatatatttattttaagtatatattatattatattatataataatataaatataataatatatattatattattatgtatatatattatatgtatatgtcgtagatattttatgcttttatttatatatatatatatatatatatatatttcttttaaatttttataaatttgtaatgttataaatttgtttataaaagatctcactagttaaatgattaatttgttttatacgtatatattatatatattatattatattatattattatgtatatatattatatgtatattatattatattatattatattatattatattatattacattacattacatgtatatgtgtaaatatatatatatatatatatatatatatatatatatataaaagtatattttatttatatgtatatatactatattatattatattatattatattttatgtgtaaatatattatttatttatatatattttttagattatttaataaattataaatagtttagtaatttaagcggggacgggtatttgggcgggtatatatatatccccattcccatccccagttgaaaatttcgggtattacccatacccatacccatacccagtcaaagcggggattcccgtcaaaacggggacgggttcgggtgatacccacgggcacgggtttatttgccatctctacttcCAATTGATTAAACCGATAAACAAATACGcaatctcatttttaatttcttactaacatcttgtattatattttcataaaaatgttAGTAGAAGATTGACAATTTTCTATGCGAAAAGGAATCCTGAAAAAAACAAAGTGACATAAACCATTGCTTGAGTAGtggaaaaagaaaggaaggaaAAAAGAAGACCGTGTGTGCGGTGGTGTTCTTGGCCGGAATATTCCCCGCTGACGAACAGAACTTGCCACATTTGTAAATATACACCTTCATTTCCCGTTCATGTATAACTGTATAACCCAACACTCACACAACCACCTGTTGTGTAAATTTCGAAAATGCTTTGCAATTCCATTTACTCAACTGATGGGATCAGAAGGGTTTCTCACAGTTTCACGAGAACATGGTAAGTGTCTCACtcgtttttgaattctttttattcTATTCTTGTCTCGCATTCTTCAGATTATTATGCCATTCATTGTTAACATGACTTGTCTGCATCGCTCCATGCTTtcgagagaaaaagaaaacaacatttaATGGATTGGAGTAGCTAGGTATAGGTTTAGGTACGCCATACATACATGTTGGAGGTTCTCACTCTTTGAGTACCTCCATGGCACCTAATGGGGTTTTCATTCTATCACATAGACACTACTTTTGGTTTAAATAGCCATTACTACCTGTGTTACCTGTTAACTGTTTAGTACGGGCTTAATAGATACGTATATATATGAGAATTGAGGTGGTTGCTATCTCTAACTACCCATTTTATGCATGCCACATCGGTTGAGTTGTTGTCTTTTAGGTAAAGTACATTAATTTCAGTCTAAACTCTTAAAACTTTGTCATGGTGTTTGGTGTTTTGCTTTTATAGACGTTAATTGTTGCAGGATTTTTATCCAGTTAACTTTGTTGTGCCACATGTTGCAAATATGAAATATGATGTTCAATTTTCCCCTGGAAATGAATTTCTAGAGACTCAACTGTGTAAGAATTCTAGTCAGCTTCGCAGTCTTGAGGGTAAGGAGTTGTCTGAAAATGTGCCTAGTGGAAAGGAGAAAAGTTGTCCTGAAGTCGAAGAAGGTATGTCATTACAACAAATAACAACAAAAGTTAGCCGGAGTGGTGGTTCATGTTCAAAGAGACCAAGGATGTCTGAATCAGAAAAATCCTCTAGCCTGAATAAACTAGAGGAGTCAAGAGATGCTTCTGAAAGGCTTGGATCAGACCGCATAAAGAGTATTTCTCCTAATATTTTCTGTCCCCGAAAGCagatattattttcttcatatcTATATTTTCACAACCTTTCCcttgattttgttttggtaCAGAGAAAAGTCAAATTTCAAAGCAAAAGAGCCATTCTACCAAGTGTGGAGAGAAAAGGAACATCAAGGTGGCCTCTTCTACGGCTAAGTGTggttcttctttgaaattggcTGCCACAATCTTTGGTTCTGCTTATGGAGGGAACAACTTCTTTGGTATGTAACTATAAGTCTATTGTACTCTTCATACTATTTGcataaaattactttttgatGTGATTATTTGCAGTCTTGGGTTCACTATGGTTGTGCGTGAGTGTATCGTTATGCATGTTACCTAAGGTCACGACTCTTTAACCTGTTAGCAATCTGGTTAGGTGTTTCTGACGTAATTTATGTCGAAACTCTCTATTCACCCATCTCTAGCTTCCTAGTTAACTATTGTGCTATATGTTGCTGTACTAAAACATTCTCTTCAAGAGCTAAGTACATAATATATCTAAGTCTTTAGTCTTAATATTGTGATGGTGATGCTATGGAAGCCATAAAATGATTTCATAACCACATGTGTTTAGTCTCAGTTAAATGATTGCGTAAGATAAATGTAGGAACTTGATTATGTTTCTTGTAACATGTATGTTTGAACAAAAGACATGCTATATTATATTATCGTTCTTGAAATGAATTTCATTGtggttatatttatattactttgaAGCCATTTTATCAATATTCAGTTCTTTGTACTTCTACAAATTTAATgtgttattattctttttttttttaaattacggCTCTCGTTTTTAGGTTAACCAAATTTTCTATTTGAGCATTTCAAAATAATAGCCCCcctaataaatatgatttttgacCAGTTACCAGTAATATTTGTCCATCTATTAGTATCCAGCCCACATGCTGTTATACATGAACAAAGTGCTATATTACTGTTATCAGTTCTGATCAAACATCCTATAAGTTTTGGTCATATACTCTTGGTtccattaatataaatatctagTCTTAAGTTTCTTTACCAATAAGAAAGGTGGATCCACTGGAAGATGGTCAGATTAAGAGAAAGGTAAGAGAAGACCAAAGAAAACTCTCAGAGAAACCATTATAACACAATAACAATTATCTATTTAGTGAGCACCATCTAATTGGATAAGGTGTTGTTATTTCTGTAAGCTTCTCTACCAGAATGCTTTCTGGTTTTTATGATATATAGCTGCCATTACTGAATTAAGATTACGTATTTCTAAACTGgaaattttggaaattttgtCAGGGTTATATGGTCTGAAGCATGATATTCATGATGTGACAAAACTTCTGGATGTGCCATCGTTGGATGGACTGCTTAGGGGAACTTTTGACTGCCTTAGTTTGAGTGAAGATGTAAGGAAGAAGACATCAAATACAAGTGGCAGTATTTTTGATTCAGTTAGAAAGGCTTGCTCTCTCCTTCAGTTACCAAAGTCTGTCCAATCCCAAAATATGGATGAAATTGATAGTTCCTTCTACAAGATGTCCCATAGCCAAATGAGTTTATTTAGTGCTGTAGAAAGTAATGGTATCGAGGATAAAGAACAGTCTTGCACATCAGACATGTCTGAATGCCACAAGGTTAGTACTTAATAGTTAGTATTCAGTagattcatgtttttttcaagTTATAGCTTATAGGACTGGTATGAATTACAATGGACTACCTCATGCGCAATATAAAAgctgtatatataatttttttggctGGTCTTGTTCTTTAGTTCTTAAGCAAATTTACCTTCAGTGATagtaaatgtaaaataaaactatataatgGTAATGTTATTTATACTCTGTAGTACTTGACATCCAGGATCTTTGTACTGAAAACAAAAATTCCTCTAGTCTACTTGACTTTCCATTATATCAACCGAAGGATGTCTTGGAACGGATTGCAGTCCCTCGATCCCAGGACTTGGATTCTTTGCTCCTTGATGAGTCCAAGCCTGTTGTTCCAAAAAAGAATAGTAATAATCTACGTTCTGGCAAGCAGGTATCTCATCAACCAAGCTTGCCAACTTTCCCATGGTCACTTGCTTTTGGAAGCCATTCTAGAACTAATTCAGACATAGTTAAGTTATCAACAAGTAGAAGCACATGTCAAGGTAAATGGGCAAGGATAGGTTTAATTGCTAGCTCTACTGATATCAGTCGTGGTTGTTTTACAAACCTTGATTCATTCAGTTATGATCAGAGCCTTGTTCCTTCCACCAGTAGTTCAAGCCATAAAGATTGCCCATCTTTATTTGCTATTCTTCCTTTCTGTCATTGGAATTCCTCATCTTCTGTAACACGTCCTACAGATTTCGAGGCTACTACAGGTACACTTTTTTCTTCGGCTAcctgaattttttttaccttttgtgTTGTATCTAATATATTTCCCCCCTTCGTCACTTGATGTTATTGAATAAAACACATCATTTCTTTATTTGCACACTTGTCTGGCTATTGCTGTACCCTACTTTTCCTTGGTTGGATATCAGGCAAATTATTCAGAACCTCCATTTATGTTATTTCCCtcatgaaataattttataccAAATTTCATTTGAAATCTTATAATCTAGCCAGCATGACCAGCAAGCCTGAAATACGTTTTATGTATTGTAAATCTTAAATCATTTGCTGAAGTTACAAGTGGTTTTAGGTGTCTCCATCTTCTCCCCGCTTAATATTTTGGTCTCTGGCAGATGGGCACTGTCCAAGATTATTAGAAGCTGCAGAAACTCTGTGTGAAATGACAACGAACTCTCCAGGACAGAACCCATATGGAATCATGAGATCACAGAAGAAGACTTCACATAAGAACATGAAAGGTAAAAACTTGAAGCCAACTGCAAACCATGAAGAAATGTCTTCAGCACCAACTTCAGTGGTTAGATCCAACCTGATGGCCAGAACTGTCGACCAAATAATTCCTGCAAAAAAGCCACGGGTTTCCACAGTCGAGAATAGGAATGGTGTTCATTCACATTATGATAAGAAGGGACCCTATTCTTCAAAATCAAGTATGCCATTACCCAGTAAACCGGTTAGGGACTTGATTAAAGAAAACAAGCACTCGACAGCTACCATACTGAAGCAGCTTACGATGATGCACCCAACTAATAGGATTTTGGATAAGGGTAAGGCTTATGTTAGTCAATTCAAGGTTCAAAAATTAGGATTAGTGGATTGGAAACGGGGAAAGGGCAAGTGAGATTGATCAAGCCTTATCTAATTAGAAGCATCTATTGCTGTGACAGCTGTTGTGATTACCCAAAGTTAGATTTAGTCATTGGCTGCTTTCTATATTATCGTTATGGCTGCAATCAGATTGttgaaaatgttattttcaAGGGAAAACTCGTTTCAAATGTTGTAACTTAACTGTAGGTATACAGAAATAACATCATTCTTAGTTCAATGTAGAGCATTTGAGGCAACAGTAGCAAGCAGATTCTCAGTTTTTTCGCGTGCTTATGTACGATGACTTTATGTAACAGACATGCCATAGCATGCCACTTCTGTTATCATTTCTCATCATAAGTAATTGCTCAGTGCGGGAGACTTACGGTACTGTGGATAGTCGGTGCTTACTGATTAGAGATGTGATACATGAATGTGACCTTAACTACCCAATAACATTTTTCTCCTGTAGTTTGCCGGAGTCTCATAATTTGAACTGTTTCTCTATTCATCTTATTAAAgcacaatttcttttaatagaAGGATGAATGAAAAGTGGAAATTAATTACTAGAAACGAGTtgaatttctataaattttatcagaaagaaagaaacaaggAATTGAGAAACTGAACGTAACAGTCCTAGGCCAATCTGGGTTTTCCTTTATGATCTCTCTCGTGAACAACATATCAAAACTTGAAATATACTACAtctcaaaatattaacaaaacaCGAGGCAGAAAAAGCGCATGTAGAATGAAAAAGTGTCACGAAAACATTTGATCGAGGAGTAAGACGAGTGCCATGGCAAACGCAGGATCAAAGCCAGAATGGACAACCAACTGAAAAATCTCTATCCCAAAAGAGACGTTTTTGGTGTTTGCTTCCTTCCTCTTAATTTCAGCCACGACCCTTCTGCACTCATCCAACACCTTACACGTACGATGTGCGTAGGAACCCTCTACAGTAAACGCCACATGCCGTTTATCTGAATGTGAAACTCCACTGAACACATAGGCCAGAACATTGGAGTTGCcatgtaaaatattaacattCTTCCTCACACAACAAATTGGACTCTTTGATGGCTTAGACAAGTTACTTCTCCTTCTTCTAATGTTCCCCACTTCCCCTTCATACACAAACCATTCATCCAACAATCCAAGCCTCTGCACATGGTCAAACATACATAAACTATTTAATAAACCATCGTCAACAAAAAACGAATCGCACCATCACTTTTCCtcatataaacaaataaaaaagaaagaagagaaagttTATGATATATAAAGaacaataatttaaacataCCCTGCGGCGGAACATGGTGAGAATAGATCTTCCCGAGGCATCCATGAGTGTGACTTCGTTGGGTCGACCAATATAATTGTCGACCCGATACACCAAATTCCCATAACAATCGATCACAGTGAATCCTTTGCAACTCATCACCAAGGATTTTCTCCAAACTGTCAGGGACGTGCTCAACTTTTCTGCgttgtttttctcttcttcatgTTCTTGTTCCTGTTCCTGATGAACTGCTCTTGACAGGGATCTGAACCTAGGAAACACCctcatctctttctctctttgatCTTTATCAAATTCACTCTCTCTTACTTTCAACCTCGCTAGATAGATTCTCTGCGTCAAGTTTAAACGGGGCCAAAGGAACACATTTATATCATTACTGTCGTAACATTCGCAGTAGAAAAGTAAAACGGAGAACGTCTtcgaaagataataaaaaaatgattttgttgaTTTCAAATTCTGCTGCTACCAGTATGGGTGACAACATGACATGTTCACGTACCCACCCTTACAAGCTCACTCACACACTCTTCCATGGCGGAGCGCGTATTATTATATAGGGCCACGACGTTGACATGTCATTTTTAAACCCACTTTCTtattactttcttcttcttttttgtgagCCTTTTGCCGacatttcattaaataataGCGCGGAAAATTATTGACTTATACGGAAACAGTACATGTAATATTAACTAAACTAACAGATTTCATCTAGTTTAAGTTAATTTTTagttctgaaaaaaaaaaacattaacagttgggaaagaaagaaaattattcacGACAAGGATGgtgttgaaaaagaaaacaaataattagatattttCTCTAGCTATGATATAACAAAAGGTTGAATTTTATTAGTAGGGACCAGAAAGTGAAAAATAGTTGCGTCTATTTGGTAGTGTAACAATTTTCTATTTTgcatttgaataaatattttattacttcaaAATCTGGTTTGGAACATGTGAGATTTGGAGAAGATTTTTAAAAGCAGCCCTTTTAAGACATCGATGGGTATTGAAGTGTTTCTAAGAAGAAAAGTATTGACGTTGAAATTGTTTAAGTAACACTAACACATGTTGCGGAAGGTGACACGTGGCCTTGTTTGCAGCAAAGATCTAGAACCATTCCAGAACTAATCTATTTAGATTCTTTTTCAAGATTTTGGCTTCTTATTTTCTCAGTTACGTCTTTACATAGACattcttaagaaaatgaaagaaaaaaaagtaaacaaaaactaattatGGACATTCTAACACTGTGACTAAAGAGAGTGCTCAAACAAAATTTCTCATTGGTCACGGAAAAGAACAATACttattattacaacttgaataaaatatacatataatctTCGGAATCAAAATTCGTTTTCTTTCAATTGGATATTTCTAATGTTTtctagaaaaaatatttcacgTAGTACACTAAcaactaattgaaaaaaataaatttaataaaaaagttaatccaaattatatttttgtagcAAAAAAAAGTATGGAGATCCCAAAACTAAAGTATTTAGTGTATCCGTTTCTCTTTTAAAAAGTATGGAGATCCGTTTCTTCTTCAACACTTTGTtaccataaatatttttaaaatgtgtaaaatttttGTAGATATCTTGTAAATCTTTTTATAAAAGGGTTagaatattttaagtaatttgtttcattcaatttattcatatttttgctgataattttttaagtatttttaattaattttatataaaataaacaggAGAGGGTTGAGTAAATAAAAGAAGGACAATAATAATGAAGTGGGTAGAACAGATGAGAAAGTAGAAATGGCCTACCAGCCATTGGTGTAGCCTTTCAATAGGTCAAGCAGCTGAAAATTGCTTTTAGTCACATGGTGTGTGCTACAGTAACCTAAAAACGTAGGACACTAATTGCTTTGACCAAAAAGCCTGAGGGgttcatataaatataaacctAATTTTCTTTAGTGTCGTTTGTGCATGAATTGAATTTTGTAAAGTTCATCAagctttaaaatttgaaaaagccATTGGTAAACTAATTATTTTGCTTAAAACCATCACAATCTCGTTTTCCTTAATTGTCTTTGTAATACTTCTTCTAAAGATTAGTAGTTATTAATAATAGCATTGATAATGGATAATTAATTGGGAAAATTAAATGTGTAGATAGTGATAGGAAATGTAATGGTGTGGCAGACATGATTATGATTGTGTGCGTTTCTTTGGTCAGTGAGTCGAAAGTTGAAACACGGCTTTGGTGTTTTGTGTGGttgaagagaagaagagaaagagctTTCAAACCGACCCGTGCTGAATTTGGTTACGATTCGATTGGTGACCATATTTGGTGCTTTCCTTACGCTTTTATGTCTCACCACTCTCTTTCTCATCAAATGCTTTCCAATTTGAATACTTGCTTTTCAACCAAGACAATTCAACCAACCCGATATTTTTAGATTCTTTGCTTCAAAACTTAAACACTtagataggaaaaaaaaatgtattaactAATCATTTAAATTACATGGGACGTTTAACCTATTGGAATACCGTAAAATTACAATTGCGCatttttgt encodes:
- the LOC114168314 gene encoding protein LURP-one-related 17-like codes for the protein MRVFPRFRSLSRAVHQEQEQEHEEEKNNAEKLSTSLTVWRKSLVMSCKGFTVIDCYGNLVYRVDNYIGRPNEVTLMDASGRSILTMFRRRRLGLLDEWFVYEGEVGNIRRRRSNLSKPSKSPICCVRKNVNILHGNSNVLAYVFSGVSHSDKRHVAFTVEGSYAHRTCKVLDECRRVVAEIKRKEANTKNVSFGIEIFQLVVHSGFDPAFAMALVLLLDQMFS
- the LOC114168296 gene encoding uncharacterized protein LOC114168296 isoform X2, whose product is MDFYPVNFVVPHVANMKYDVQFSPGNEFLETQLCKNSSQLRSLEGKELSENVPSGKEKSCPEVEEGMSLQQITTKVSRSGGSCSKRPRMSESEKSSSLNKLEESRDASERLGSDRIKKKSQISKQKSHSTKCGEKRNIKVASSTAKCGSSLKLAATIFGSAYGGNNFFGLYGLKHDIHDVTKLLDVPSLDGLLRGTFDCLSLSEDVRKKTSNTSGSIFDSVRKACSLLQLPKSVQSQNMDEIDSSFYKMSHSQMSLFSAVESNGIEDKEQSCTSDMSECHKDLCTENKNSSSLLDFPLYQPKDVLERIAVPRSQDLDSLLLDESKPVVPKKNSNNLRSGKQVSHQPSLPTFPWSLAFGSHSRTNSDIVKLSTSRSTCQGKWARIGLIASSTDISRGCFTNLDSFSYDQSLVPSTSSSSHKDCPSLFAILPFCHWNSSSSVTRPTDFEATTDGHCPRLLEAAETLCEMTTNSPGQNPYGIMRSQKKTSHKNMKGKNLKPTANHEEMSSAPTSVVRSNLMARTVDQIIPAKKPRVSTVENRNGVHSHYDKKGPYSSKSSMPLPSKPVRDLIKENKHSTATILKQLTMMHPTNRILDKGKAYVSQFKVQKLGLVDWKRGKGK
- the LOC114168296 gene encoding uncharacterized protein LOC114168296 isoform X3, with protein sequence MLCNSIYSTDGIRRVSHSFTRTCQLRSLEGKELSENVPSGKEKSCPEVEEGMSLQQITTKVSRSGGSCSKRPRMSESEKSSSLNKLEESRDASERLGSDRIKKKSQISKQKSHSTKCGEKRNIKVASSTAKCGSSLKLAATIFGSAYGGNNFFGLYGLKHDIHDVTKLLDVPSLDGLLRGTFDCLSLSEDVRKKTSNTSGSIFDSVRKACSLLQLPKSVQSQNMDEIDSSFYKMSHSQMSLFSAVESNGIEDKEQSCTSDMSECHKDLCTENKNSSSLLDFPLYQPKDVLERIAVPRSQDLDSLLLDESKPVVPKKNSNNLRSGKQVSHQPSLPTFPWSLAFGSHSRTNSDIVKLSTSRSTCQGKWARIGLIASSTDISRGCFTNLDSFSYDQSLVPSTSSSSHKDCPSLFAILPFCHWNSSSSVTRPTDFEATTDGHCPRLLEAAETLCEMTTNSPGQNPYGIMRSQKKTSHKNMKGKNLKPTANHEEMSSAPTSVVRSNLMARTVDQIIPAKKPRVSTVENRNGVHSHYDKKGPYSSKSSMPLPSKPVRDLIKENKHSTATILKQLTMMHPTNRILDKGKAYVSQFKVQKLGLVDWKRGKGK
- the LOC114168296 gene encoding uncharacterized protein LOC114168296 isoform X1, coding for MYNCITQHSHNHLLCKFRKCFAIPFTQLMGSEGFLTVSREHETQLCKNSSQLRSLEGKELSENVPSGKEKSCPEVEEGMSLQQITTKVSRSGGSCSKRPRMSESEKSSSLNKLEESRDASERLGSDRIKKKSQISKQKSHSTKCGEKRNIKVASSTAKCGSSLKLAATIFGSAYGGNNFFGLYGLKHDIHDVTKLLDVPSLDGLLRGTFDCLSLSEDVRKKTSNTSGSIFDSVRKACSLLQLPKSVQSQNMDEIDSSFYKMSHSQMSLFSAVESNGIEDKEQSCTSDMSECHKDLCTENKNSSSLLDFPLYQPKDVLERIAVPRSQDLDSLLLDESKPVVPKKNSNNLRSGKQVSHQPSLPTFPWSLAFGSHSRTNSDIVKLSTSRSTCQGKWARIGLIASSTDISRGCFTNLDSFSYDQSLVPSTSSSSHKDCPSLFAILPFCHWNSSSSVTRPTDFEATTDGHCPRLLEAAETLCEMTTNSPGQNPYGIMRSQKKTSHKNMKGKNLKPTANHEEMSSAPTSVVRSNLMARTVDQIIPAKKPRVSTVENRNGVHSHYDKKGPYSSKSSMPLPSKPVRDLIKENKHSTATILKQLTMMHPTNRILDKGKAYVSQFKVQKLGLVDWKRGKGK